The Chitinophagales bacterium genome includes a region encoding these proteins:
- a CDS encoding type IX secretion system membrane protein PorP/SprF, whose product MALLLLLLQAGVVYGQQEPQYTQFMYNKLPINAGYTGSREVLSIRALYRNQWTGIDGAPQTTTVSIHSPFKKEHSAMGFFLVNDRLGVTNQTWFDVSYAYRVPLGKGVKLSIGINAGILWYKSNLSELNPLEQQDPVFQENVSRILPDVGAGLYIYHKYFYVGASVPNFIKGDLYNKDQVDALAQSSQGSFTSASRTPHFFALAGGVIPAGKVLKIRPQIMYKYIASAEQKIPHEFDFNLSLLIYDRVNIGGTYRTAFHNKKTGLTNSDSFDALLEVWPTKQLLIGFAYDYTLTKLGDYNNGSYEVILGYDFGFEKKKVITPRYF is encoded by the coding sequence ATGGCGTTGCTACTGTTACTATTACAAGCAGGAGTGGTATACGGACAACAAGAACCACAGTACACGCAGTTCATGTATAACAAGTTGCCAATCAACGCAGGTTACACAGGTTCTAGAGAGGTGCTAAGCATTAGGGCACTGTATAGAAACCAGTGGACAGGCATAGATGGAGCACCACAGACAACGACAGTGAGTATTCACTCACCGTTTAAGAAAGAACACTCAGCCATGGGCTTTTTCTTAGTGAACGACAGACTAGGTGTAACGAACCAAACATGGTTTGATGTAAGTTACGCATACCGAGTACCACTAGGCAAAGGCGTAAAGTTAAGCATTGGTATCAATGCAGGTATACTATGGTATAAGAGCAACTTATCGGAGTTAAATCCATTGGAACAACAAGATCCAGTATTCCAAGAGAATGTAAGTAGAATACTTCCAGATGTAGGAGCAGGACTATATATCTATCACAAGTATTTTTATGTAGGAGCGAGTGTACCTAACTTTATCAAAGGCGACTTGTACAACAAAGACCAAGTAGACGCACTAGCACAGAGTTCACAAGGTAGCTTTACAAGTGCAAGCAGAACACCACACTTTTTTGCACTAGCAGGAGGTGTAATACCAGCAGGTAAGGTACTTAAAATCAGACCACAGATAATGTACAAATACATAGCTAGTGCAGAGCAAAAGATACCACATGAGTTTGACTTTAACTTAAGCTTACTCATTTACGATAGAGTAAACATAGGCGGAACCTATAGAACTGCCTTTCACAACAAGAAGACAGGACTAACGAACAGCGATAGCTTCGATGCACTTTTAGAGGTATGGCCAACCAAACAACTGTTAATAGGCTTTGCCTATGATTATACACTAACCAAACTCGGAGATTATAACAATGGTAGTTATGAAGTGATACTAGGCTATGACTTTGGCTTTGAGAAGAAAAAAGTAATCACACCAAGATATTTTTAA
- a CDS encoding gliding motility-associated C-terminal domain-containing protein has protein sequence MLPQDTVPTLPVCDTCTETLCLDTIFNITPGHWTLCDGTQQATSGLGTYSIDSTTGCITYTSNGIIGKDTLCIIVCDTINNICDSVPVVIQITPTVDVVEDTISIGTTDSICVQIEAGMSADNVQIVYCDGTIDNITTPTTNINGNCINVTYTGTNIGEDQFCVVVCDTTLGICDTTEVIITVLPQDTVPTLPVCDTCTETLCLDTIFNITPGHWTLCDGTQQATSGLGTYSIDSTTGCITYTSNGIIGKDTLCIIVCDTINNICDSVPVVIQITPTVDVVEDTISIGTTDSICVQIEAGMSADDVSIVLCDGTIDNITTPTTNINGNCINVTYTGTNIGQDKFCVVVCDNTLGVCDTTEVIISVTTRHSGLMCDTCTETLCLDTIFNITPGHWTLCDGTQQATSGLGTYSIDSTTGCITYTSNGIIGKDTLCIIVCDTINNICDSVPVVIQITPTVDVVEDTISIGTTDSICVQIEAGMSADNVQIVYCDGTIDNITTPTTNITGNCINITYTGTNIGQDKFCVVVCDNTLGVCDTTEVIITVLPQDTVPTLPVCDTCTETLCLDTIFNITPGHWTLCDGTQQATSGLGTYSIDSTTGCVTYTSNGIIGSDTLCIIVCDTINNICDSVPVVIQITPTVDVVEDTISIGTTDSICVQIEAGMSADNVQIVYCDGTIDNITTPTTNINGNCINVTYTGTNIGEDKFCVVVCDNTLGICDTTEVIITVLPQDTVPTLPVCDTCTETLCLDTIFNITPGHWTLCDGTQQATSGLGTYSIDSTTGCITYTSNGIIGKDTLCIIVCDTINNICDSVPVVIQITPTVDVVEDTISIGTTDSICVEIEEGMSPDDVSIVLCDGTLDNITTPTTNINGNCINVTYTGTNIGQDKFCVVVCDNTLGVCDTTEVIITVLPQDTVPTLPVCDTCTETLCLDTIFNITPGHWTLCDGTQQATSGLGTYSIDSTTGCITYTSNGIIGKDTLCIIVCDTINNICDSVPVVIQITPTVDVVEDTISIGTTDSICVEIEEGMSPDDVSIVLCDGTLDNITTPTTNINGNCINVTYTGTNIGQDKFCVVVCDNTLGVCDTTEVIITVLPQDTVPTLPVCDTCTETLCLDTIFNITPGHWTLCDGTQQATSGLGTYSIDSTTGCVTYTSNGIIGSDTLCIIVCDTINNICDSVPVVIQITPTVDVVEDTTTIGTTDSICVQIEAGMSADNVQIVYCDGTIDNITTPTTNINGNCINITYTGTNIGQDKFCVVVCDNTLGVCDTTEVIITVLPQDSTPILPVCDTCTETLCLDTIFNITPGHWTLCDGTQQATSGLGTYSIDSTTGCITYTSNGIIGKDTLCIIVCDTINNICDSVPVVIQITPTVDVVEDTISIGTTDSICVQIEAGMSADNVQIVYCDGTIDNITTPTTNITGNCINITYTGTNIGQDKFCVVVCDNTLGVCDTTEVIVSVLPVNDTITDTIYANDSIIFCFDTICIDGNNQPIIEVGRIVDGAVVGLYREDWGFDTLTGCLIYYGNDTVEVDTLVFISCDTTVIILHKLPIPDTIPDTIKIGQTDSVCVQIEESMDADDISIVLCNGTLDNITMPTTTINGSCINVTYTGTNIGEDKFCVVVCDNTLGVCDTTEVIVSVLPVNDTITDTIYANDSTIFCFDTICIDGNNQPIIEVGRIVDGAVVGLYREDWGFDTLTGCLIYYGKDTVEVDTLVFISCDTTVIIIQKLPTTETIYDTGVILTLDTICVEVEPMMSGIITEIEDCGHSNNSGNVYTLDENGCIVIDRSTTAGYNLDTLCIIKTDTVTGIKDTTVLIVSNLPDHCDFISDTTIACNFNGEGDYCISLDLNTIQRYQIYIDGTLSAQQFSSASGCGETSVEGGYNFEITRYVDNVPHLLEEWSINDTTSIYPMVNFNTLAELAIYMNSVDASGMWFVDGLNVKSANPNLSYSTGTGIHYFAWTPEASTYTAQYNNRISYSATKLTLTEGCHEVILVDTMTGCSDTAQICIVCPTCDSLIVEDTIDLVCDNYEGKLCLPIPMNRIEDYNIYVSGDLYTSGIDICDEQIVGRYSINAQTYVDGIPHTLEQWIVNDSLTITEADSVSFTTLDELVAYMNSVNPEGAWRLNGLTIYSDNPHIFADATDTIISIFSVSPLLSSYVKPNYEITYLGSEIVVPGGCHWVVVEGKENLCRDSVWVCVDLSGCIPVDTIRDTTCYGCPITVCLDTTQLSGTVTSIATCDDNANVEITGTDPCIVYTPEDGFTGNDTICITVCDDLGMCDTTIIIITVEEPKDTIRETLPINETDSICEFTTPAGTAITITACTGATAGVEDYISWYINEEGCLVYTAGDVKGTDTLCISACNEDGECFETTVIITVTGVPPVANNDTVVTDVNTPITITVLGNDEQTDSDPLQVCSPEGIITAPEHGSVVVNTDGTITYTPQVDYRGVDSFQYVICDPDGNDTAWVFIEIESCIIPNAISPNGDGINDTWYIPCIEESVDVVLCVYNRWGIEVYRNEAYSNLSGWDGEYKGAPLPDGTYYYVLKYLTREGEQVNKAGFIVIHR, from the coding sequence GTGTTACCACAAGACACAGTACCAACATTACCAGTGTGTGATACCTGTACCGAAACACTATGTTTAGATACGATATTTAACATCACACCAGGCCATTGGACACTATGCGATGGAACACAGCAAGCAACAAGTGGACTAGGAACATATTCAATAGACAGTACCACAGGATGTATCACTTACACATCGAACGGAATCATAGGAAAAGACACACTATGTATTATAGTATGTGATACGATAAACAACATCTGCGACAGCGTACCAGTAGTAATCCAAATTACACCAACAGTAGATGTAGTAGAAGACACGATAAGCATAGGCACGACAGATAGCATTTGTGTACAGATAGAAGCAGGCATGTCAGCAGACAATGTACAAATCGTATATTGTGATGGCACGATAGATAACATCACAACACCAACAACAAACATCAATGGTAATTGCATCAATGTAACCTATACAGGCACAAACATCGGCGAAGACCAGTTCTGTGTAGTCGTATGTGATACGACACTAGGCATATGTGATACCACAGAAGTCATCATTACAGTGTTACCACAAGACACAGTACCAACATTACCAGTGTGTGATACCTGTACCGAAACACTATGTTTAGATACGATATTTAACATCACACCAGGCCATTGGACACTATGCGATGGAACACAGCAAGCAACAAGTGGACTAGGAACATATTCAATAGACAGTACCACAGGATGTATCACTTACACATCGAACGGAATCATAGGAAAAGACACACTATGTATTATAGTATGTGATACGATAAACAACATCTGCGACAGCGTACCAGTAGTAATCCAAATCACACCAACAGTAGATGTAGTAGAAGACACGATAAGCATAGGCACGACAGATAGCATTTGTGTACAGATAGAAGCAGGCATGTCAGCAGACGATGTGAGCATTGTACTATGTGATGGCACGATAGATAACATCACAACACCAACAACAAACATCAATGGTAATTGCATCAATGTAACCTATACAGGCACGAATATCGGACAAGACAAATTCTGTGTAGTAGTATGTGATAATACACTAGGCGTATGTGATACCACAGAAGTCATCATTAGTGTTACCACAAGACACAGTGGTCTTATGTGTGATACATGTACAGAAACACTATGTTTAGATACGATATTTAACATCACACCAGGCCATTGGACACTATGCGATGGAACACAGCAAGCAACAAGTGGACTAGGAACATATTCAATAGACAGTACCACAGGATGTATCACTTACACATCGAACGGAATCATAGGAAAAGACACACTATGTATTATAGTATGTGATACGATAAACAACATCTGCGACAGCGTACCAGTAGTAATCCAAATTACACCAACAGTAGATGTAGTAGAAGACACGATAAGCATAGGTACGACAGATAGCATTTGTGTACAGATAGAAGCAGGCATGTCAGCAGACAATGTACAAATCGTATATTGTGATGGCACGATAGATAACATCACAACACCAACAACAAACATCACTGGTAATTGCATCAATATCACCTATACAGGCACGAATATTGGACAAGACAAATTCTGTGTAGTAGTATGCGACAATACACTAGGCGTATGTGATACCACAGAAGTCATCATTACAGTTTTACCACAAGACACAGTACCAACATTACCAGTATGTGATACATGTACCGAAACACTATGTTTAGATACGATATTTAACATCACACCAGGCCATTGGACACTATGCGATGGAACACAGCAAGCAACAAGTGGACTAGGAACATATTCAATAGACAGTACCACAGGTTGTGTAACTTATACATCAAATGGTATTATAGGTAGCGACACACTATGTATTATAGTATGTGATACGATAAACAACATCTGCGACAGCGTACCAGTAGTAATCCAAATTACACCAACAGTAGATGTAGTAGAAGACACGATAAGCATAGGCACGACAGATAGCATTTGTGTACAGATAGAAGCAGGCATGTCAGCAGACAATGTACAAATCGTATATTGTGATGGCACGATAGATAACATCACAACACCAACAACAAACATCAATGGTAATTGCATCAATGTAACCTATACAGGTACTAATATTGGCGAAGACAAATTCTGTGTAGTAGTATGCGACAATACACTAGGCATATGTGATACCACAGAAGTCATCATTACAGTGTTACCACAAGACACAGTACCAACATTACCAGTGTGTGATACCTGTACAGAAACACTATGTTTAGATACGATATTTAACATCACACCAGGCCATTGGACACTATGCGATGGAACACAGCAAGCAACAAGTGGACTAGGCACATACAGTATAGACAGCACTACAGGATGTATCACTTACACATCGAACGGAATCATAGGAAAAGACACACTATGTATTATAGTATGTGATACGATAAACAACATCTGCGACAGCGTACCAGTAGTAATCCAAATTACACCAACAGTAGATGTAGTAGAAGACACGATAAGCATAGGTACGACAGATAGCATTTGTGTAGAAATAGAAGAAGGTATGTCACCAGATGATGTAAGCATTGTACTATGTGATGGCACACTAGACAATATCACAACACCAACAACAAACATCAATGGTAATTGCATCAATGTAACCTATACAGGCACGAATATCGGACAAGACAAATTCTGTGTAGTAGTATGCGACAATACACTAGGCGTATGTGATACCACAGAAGTCATCATTACAGTTTTACCACAAGACACAGTACCAACATTACCAGTATGTGATACATGTACCGAAACACTATGTTTAGATACGATATTTAACATCACACCAGGCCATTGGACACTATGCGATGGAACACAGCAAGCAACAAGTGGACTAGGCACATACAGTATAGACAGCACTACAGGATGTATCACTTACACATCGAACGGAATCATAGGAAAAGACACACTATGTATTATAGTATGTGATACGATAAACAACATCTGCGACAGCGTACCAGTAGTAATCCAAATTACACCAACAGTAGATGTAGTAGAAGACACGATAAGCATAGGTACGACAGATAGCATTTGTGTAGAAATAGAAGAAGGTATGTCACCAGATGATGTAAGCATTGTACTATGTGATGGCACACTAGACAATATCACAACACCAACAACAAACATCAATGGTAATTGCATCAATGTAACCTATACAGGCACGAATATCGGACAAGACAAATTCTGTGTAGTAGTATGCGACAATACACTAGGCGTATGTGATACCACAGAAGTCATCATTACAGTTTTACCACAAGACACAGTACCAACATTACCAGTATGTGATACATGTACCGAAACACTATGTTTAGATACGATATTTAACATCACACCAGGCCATTGGACACTATGCGATGGAACACAGCAAGCAACAAGTGGACTAGGAACATATTCAATAGACAGTACCACAGGTTGTGTAACTTATACATCAAATGGTATTATAGGTAGCGACACACTATGTATTATAGTATGTGATACGATAAACAACATCTGCGACAGCGTACCAGTAGTAATCCAAATTACACCAACAGTAGATGTAGTAGAAGACACAACCACTATTGGCACGACAGACAGCATTTGTGTACAGATAGAAGCAGGCATGTCAGCAGACAATGTACAAATCGTATATTGTGATGGCACGATAGATAACATCACAACACCAACAACAAACATCAATGGTAATTGCATCAATATCACCTATACAGGCACGAATATTGGACAAGACAAATTCTGTGTGGTCGTATGTGATAATACACTAGGCGTATGTGATACCACAGAAGTCATCATTACAGTGTTACCACAAGACAGCACACCAATCTTACCAGTGTGTGATACATGTACCGAAACACTATGTTTAGATACGATATTTAACATCACACCAGGCCATTGGACACTATGCGATGGAACACAGCAAGCAACAAGTGGACTAGGAACATATTCAATAGACAGTACCACAGGATGTATCACTTACACATCGAACGGAATCATAGGAAAAGACACACTATGTATTATAGTATGTGATACGATAAACAACATCTGCGACAGCGTACCAGTAGTAATCCAAATTACACCAACAGTAGATGTAGTAGAAGACACGATAAGCATAGGTACGACAGATAGCATTTGTGTACAGATAGAAGCAGGCATGTCAGCAGACAATGTACAAATCGTATATTGTGATGGCACGATAGATAACATCACAACACCAACAACAAACATCACTGGTAATTGCATCAATATCACCTATACAGGCACGAATATTGGACAAGACAAATTCTGTGTAGTAGTATGCGACAATACACTAGGCGTATGCGATACGACAGAAGTTATTGTAAGCGTACTTCCTGTAAACGATACTATTACAGATACCATCTATGCTAATGATTCCATCATATTCTGTTTTGATACTATTTGTATAGATGGCAATAATCAACCAATTATAGAAGTTGGTAGAATAGTAGATGGGGCAGTGGTTGGTTTATATCGAGAAGACTGGGGTTTTGATACGCTTACTGGCTGTTTAATATATTATGGCAATGATACGGTAGAGGTAGATACACTAGTGTTTATTAGTTGTGACACTACAGTGATAATTCTTCATAAGTTACCAATTCCAGATACAATTCCAGATACAATCAAGATAGGTCAGACGGATAGTGTATGTGTACAGATAGAAGAAAGTATGGATGCAGACGATATTAGTATTGTGCTATGTAACGGCACATTAGATAATATCACTATGCCAACGACTACAATTAATGGTAGTTGCATCAATGTAACTTATACAGGAACAAACATCGGCGAAGATAAATTCTGTGTAGTAGTATGTGACAATACACTAGGCGTTTGCGATACAACGGAAGTCATTGTAAGCGTACTTCCTGTAAACGATACTATTACAGATACCATCTATGCTAATGATTCTACCATATTCTGTTTTGATACTATTTGTATAGATGGCAATAATCAACCAATTATAGAAGTTGGTAGAATAGTAGATGGAGCAGTGGTTGGTTTATATCGAGAAGACTGGGGTTTTGATACGCTTACCGGCTGTTTAATATATTATGGCAAAGACACGGTAGAGGTAGATACACTAGTATTTATCAGTTGTGATACTACGGTGATAATTATTCAGAAGCTACCAACAACAGAGACAATATATGATACTGGCGTGATATTAACACTAGATACGATATGTGTTGAGGTGGAGCCAATGATGAGTGGTATCATAACGGAGATAGAAGACTGTGGGCATAGTAACAACAGTGGCAATGTGTATACTTTAGATGAGAATGGCTGTATAGTGATAGACAGAAGTACAACTGCAGGCTATAATTTAGACACACTATGTATTATTAAGACCGACACGGTAACAGGAATAAAAGACACGACGGTACTAATAGTGAGTAATTTACCAGACCATTGCGACTTTATATCTGATACTACAATTGCATGTAACTTTAATGGAGAAGGCGACTATTGTATATCATTAGATTTGAATACTATTCAAAGGTATCAAATCTATATAGATGGTACGCTAAGTGCACAACAGTTTAGCAGTGCAAGTGGTTGTGGCGAGACAAGTGTAGAGGGAGGTTATAACTTTGAGATTACAAGATATGTAGACAATGTACCACACTTGTTAGAAGAGTGGAGTATCAATGATACGACAAGCATCTATCCAATGGTTAACTTTAATACATTAGCTGAGTTAGCAATTTATATGAATAGTGTAGACGCATCAGGCATGTGGTTTGTAGATGGACTGAATGTCAAGTCTGCCAATCCAAATTTATCGTACAGTACAGGCACAGGCATTCATTATTTTGCATGGACACCAGAAGCATCTACTTATACAGCACAGTATAATAATAGAATTAGCTATAGTGCTACTAAATTAACACTTACTGAAGGCTGTCATGAAGTGATTTTAGTAGATACGATGACAGGGTGTAGCGATACAGCACAAATATGTATCGTATGTCCAACCTGCGATAGTTTAATAGTAGAGGATACGATAGACTTAGTATGTGATAACTACGAAGGTAAATTGTGCTTACCAATACCAATGAATAGAATAGAGGATTATAACATTTATGTAAGTGGAGATTTATATACCTCAGGAATAGATATATGTGATGAACAGATAGTAGGAAGATACTCCATCAATGCACAAACCTATGTAGATGGAATACCACATACTTTAGAACAGTGGATAGTAAATGACAGCTTAACAATAACAGAGGCAGATAGCGTAAGCTTTACTACACTAGATGAGTTGGTAGCTTATATGAATAGTGTAAATCCAGAAGGAGCGTGGCGATTAAATGGTTTGACAATTTATTCAGACAATCCACATATTTTTGCAGATGCAACAGATACCATCATCTCCATATTCTCAGTATCACCACTGTTAAGTTCATATGTAAAACCAAACTACGAAATCACCTATTTAGGTAGCGAGATAGTAGTACCAGGTGGTTGTCATTGGGTAGTAGTAGAAGGCAAGGAGAACTTGTGTAGAGATAGTGTATGGGTATGTGTAGATCTCAGCGGCTGTATACCAGTGGATACGATTAGAGATACGACCTGTTATGGATGTCCGATAACAGTATGTTTAGATACTACACAGTTATCAGGTACAGTAACGAGTATTGCTACCTGCGATGACAATGCAAATGTAGAGATAACAGGCACAGATCCATGTATAGTATATACACCAGAGGATGGCTTTACAGGCAACGATACGATATGTATTACAGTATGCGATGACTTAGGCATGTGTGATACGACAATTATTATCATTACAGTAGAAGAGCCAAAAGATACTATAAGAGAGACACTACCAATCAACGAAACGGACAGCATCTGTGAGTTCACTACGCCGGCAGGCACAGCTATTACGATAACGGCATGCACAGGAGCGACAGCAGGCGTAGAAGACTATATTAGTTGGTACATTAATGAGGAAGGTTGCTTGGTTTACACGGCAGGTGATGTTAAGGGAACAGATACACTATGTATAAGTGCATGTAATGAGGACGGCGAATGCTTCGAGACTACGGTTATCATCACGGTAACAGGCGTGCCACCAGTAGCAAATAATGATACAGTGGTAACCGATGTAAACACACCAATTACAATAACGGTACTAGGTAATGACGAACAAACCGATAGTGATCCACTACAAGTATGTAGTCCAGAAGGTATCATTACAGCACCAGAGCATGGAAGTGTGGTAGTGAATACAGACGGCACGATAACCTATACACCACAGGTAGACTACAGAGGAGTAGACAGCTTCCAGTATGTAATCTGCGATCCAGATGGTAACGATACAGCATGGGTATTTATAGAGATAGAAAGCTGTATCATACCAAATGCGATCTCACCAAACGGAGATGGTATCAACGATACTTGGTACATACCATGTATAGAAGAGTCAGTAGATGTAGTGTTATGCGTTTACAACCGATGGGGCATAGAGGTGTATAGAAACGAGGCATATAGCAACTTGTCTGGCTGGGATGGCGAGTACAAAGGAGCACCACTACCAGATGGTACTTACTACTATGTGTTGAAATACTTAACCAGAGAAGGAGAGCAGGTGAACAAAGCAGGATTTATAGTCATTCACAGGTAA